One Echinicola strongylocentroti DNA window includes the following coding sequences:
- the ilvC gene encoding ketol-acid reductoisomerase, producing the protein MKLKFGTVEEDVVTREEFPLEKAREVLKDEVIAVLGYGVQGPGQALNLKDNGFNVIVGQRKNSKTWDKAVADGWVPGETLFELEEACEKGTILQFLLSDAGQIALWPTVKKHLTPGKALYFSHGFGVTYNDQTGIVPPEDVDVILVAPKGSGTSLRRMFVEGRGLNSSFAIYQDATGKAREKVIALGIGVGSGYLFETDFYREVTSDLTGERGTLMGAIQGIFAAQYEVLRENGHSPSEAFNETVEELTQSLMPLVAENGMDWMYANCSTTAQRGALDWWKPFRDASKPVFEQLYKSVKDGKEAAKSIESNSKADYREKLEEELSELRDSEMWKAGATVRQLRPENN; encoded by the coding sequence ATGAAACTGAAATTCGGAACAGTTGAAGAAGATGTAGTAACAAGAGAAGAATTCCCTCTTGAGAAAGCCAGAGAAGTACTTAAAGACGAGGTGATTGCCGTACTTGGTTATGGTGTGCAAGGCCCAGGTCAAGCCCTGAACCTTAAGGACAACGGTTTTAATGTCATCGTCGGACAGCGTAAAAACTCCAAAACATGGGACAAGGCTGTCGCTGATGGCTGGGTTCCTGGCGAGACACTTTTTGAGCTTGAAGAAGCTTGTGAAAAAGGCACTATCCTTCAGTTCTTACTTTCTGATGCAGGTCAAATTGCATTGTGGCCAACTGTTAAGAAGCACCTTACTCCAGGGAAAGCCCTTTACTTCTCCCACGGATTTGGGGTGACATACAATGACCAGACAGGTATCGTGCCACCAGAAGACGTGGACGTGATCTTGGTAGCACCTAAAGGTTCTGGTACTTCCTTGAGAAGAATGTTTGTAGAAGGTAGAGGATTGAATTCTTCTTTTGCCATCTATCAGGATGCCACTGGCAAAGCACGAGAAAAAGTCATTGCGCTTGGTATCGGTGTAGGTTCAGGATATTTGTTTGAGACTGACTTCTACAGAGAAGTTACTTCTGACCTTACTGGCGAAAGAGGTACCTTGATGGGAGCTATCCAAGGGATTTTTGCTGCCCAGTACGAAGTGTTGAGGGAAAATGGTCACTCTCCATCTGAAGCATTTAACGAAACAGTGGAAGAATTGACGCAAAGCTTGATGCCACTTGTAGCCGAAAACGGCATGGATTGGATGTATGCCAACTGTTCTACTACTGCCCAAAGAGGTGCCCTTGACTGGTGGAAGCCTTTCAGAGATGCTTCCAAGCCAGTATTTGAGCAACTTTACAAAAGCGTAAAAGATGGCAAAGAAGCTGCTAAATCCATCGAGTCAAACAGTAAAGCAGACTACAGAGAGAAACTGGAAGAAGAACTCAGCGAATTGAGGGATTCTGAAATGTGGAAGGCCGGCGCTACTGTACGTCAGCTGAGACCAGAGAATAACTAA
- the leuC gene encoding 3-isopropylmalate dehydratase large subunit: MEKKTLFDKVWDEHVVKSVPGGPDVFFIDKHFIHEVTSPVAFLNLENRGNNVLFPERTVATPDHNVPTIDQDKTIKDKLSRMQVEKLRENCSKYGIELHDLGTNHHGIVHVIGPELGITQPGMTIVCGDSHTSTHGAFGAIAFGIGTSEVEMVFASQCIMQSKPKRMRITVNGELGKGVTSKDIILYIISKISASGGTGYFIEYAGSAIQSLSMEARMTICNMSIEMGARGGLIAPDEVTFNYLKGKEHAPKGEDWDKALAYWKSLKTDEGAEFDLEYTYDAEDIEPMITYGTNPGMGIKIKDIIPTTDGMEGSNKKTYLKSLDYMGFQPGEPIKGKKIDYVFVGSCTNGRIEDIRAVAEFVKGKRKADNITAWIVPGSREVENQAIEEGLVTILEEAGFKLRQPGCSACLAMNDDKIPAGKYAVSTSNRNFEGRQGPGARTLLASPLTVAAVAITGEVADPREV, encoded by the coding sequence ATGGAAAAGAAAACATTATTTGACAAAGTATGGGACGAACACGTAGTCAAATCCGTTCCGGGTGGGCCTGATGTGTTTTTCATAGATAAGCATTTTATCCATGAAGTCACCAGTCCTGTGGCATTCCTAAACCTTGAAAACCGAGGTAACAACGTGCTCTTTCCTGAGCGCACGGTAGCCACTCCTGATCACAACGTACCGACCATCGATCAGGACAAAACCATTAAAGATAAGCTTTCCCGCATGCAGGTGGAAAAGCTACGCGAAAATTGTAGCAAATACGGAATTGAACTGCACGACCTGGGGACAAACCACCATGGTATCGTGCACGTTATTGGTCCAGAATTGGGGATTACCCAGCCGGGTATGACCATTGTGTGTGGAGATAGCCATACGTCTACGCACGGTGCTTTCGGGGCGATAGCCTTTGGGATAGGTACCAGTGAGGTGGAAATGGTGTTTGCTTCACAATGCATCATGCAGTCCAAGCCCAAGCGTATGCGGATTACCGTAAACGGTGAGCTTGGCAAGGGAGTGACCTCTAAAGATATTATCCTTTACATCATCTCAAAAATCTCTGCCAGCGGTGGTACGGGATATTTTATAGAATACGCAGGTTCGGCCATTCAAAGCCTCAGCATGGAAGCGAGAATGACCATCTGTAACATGAGTATCGAGATGGGTGCAAGGGGTGGACTGATCGCTCCGGATGAGGTAACTTTTAACTACCTTAAAGGAAAAGAGCATGCACCTAAAGGAGAAGATTGGGATAAGGCCTTAGCCTACTGGAAATCCCTGAAAACCGACGAGGGTGCTGAATTTGATTTGGAATATACCTATGATGCCGAGGACATCGAGCCGATGATCACTTATGGTACCAACCCTGGTATGGGCATCAAGATCAAAGATATCATTCCTACCACAGACGGTATGGAAGGCAGCAACAAAAAGACCTACCTGAAGTCATTGGATTACATGGGCTTTCAGCCTGGTGAGCCCATCAAAGGTAAAAAGATTGATTATGTCTTCGTGGGAAGCTGTACCAATGGCCGAATCGAAGATATCCGTGCAGTAGCGGAATTTGTGAAAGGAAAGAGAAAGGCGGACAATATCACAGCGTGGATCGTACCAGGATCTAGAGAGGTGGAAAACCAAGCCATTGAAGAAGGGCTGGTAACTATCCTTGAGGAAGCTGGTTTTAAATTGCGACAGCCTGGATGTTCTGCTTGTCTGGCCATGAACGACGACAAGATTCCTGCTGGTAAATACGCTGTATCTACCTCCAACAGGAACTTTGAAGGTCGTCAGGGACCAGGAGCAAGGACCTTGCTGGCGTCACCATTGACTGTAGCGGCTGTGGCCATTACCGGTGAAGTGGCAGATCCTCGTGAAGTTTAA
- the ilvD gene encoding dihydroxy-acid dehydratase — MSNSKKYSWEISDNEENPAAMAMLYATGITDKKMKQPFVGVASCGYESNPCNMHLNSFAEDIKASTNEADLSGFIFNTIGISDGQSMGTSGMQYSLPSREVIADSIESFILGHSFDGVVTIPGCDKNMPGVVMGMLRVNRPGIMVFGGTIRSGNYKGEKLNIVSAFEAYGKRINGQISDEDYMGVIKNACPGAGACGGMYTANTMSSAIEAMGLSLPFSSSYPATSKEKREECKNIGKYIKQLLALDIKPKDIITKKSLENAVRVTVALGGSTNAALHILAIARTAEIDFTLEDFKRINAETPVLGDFKPSGKFMMEDLYEMGGLPAFLKYFLNEGLLHGDCLTVTGKTLAENLADIEPVNPSKESVIHPLDNPIKESGHLCVLHGNLAPEGAVAKISGKEGKSFTGTAKVFDDEPSANAAMKNKEIQKGDVVVIRYVGPKGGPGMPEMLKPTSIIIGAGLGSDVALITDGRFSGGTHGFVVGHVTPEAYVGGPIGLIQNGDKITIDAGTMEIRVDVSEAEFAERKKNWKNKDLSHLQGTLKKYVQLVSTASEGCVTDKQ; from the coding sequence ATGAGTAATTCTAAGAAATATAGTTGGGAAATCAGTGATAATGAGGAGAATCCGGCAGCCATGGCCATGTTATATGCCACGGGCATCACTGATAAAAAGATGAAGCAACCCTTTGTGGGGGTAGCAAGTTGTGGCTATGAAAGTAACCCGTGCAACATGCACTTGAACAGTTTTGCGGAGGATATCAAAGCATCCACAAATGAAGCAGACCTTTCAGGCTTTATTTTTAACACAATAGGTATTTCCGATGGTCAGTCCATGGGAACATCCGGGATGCAATACAGCCTTCCCTCCAGAGAGGTGATAGCAGACTCGATCGAGTCATTCATCTTGGGACATTCTTTTGACGGTGTGGTGACCATTCCTGGATGTGATAAGAACATGCCGGGTGTGGTGATGGGAATGCTTCGCGTAAACCGTCCGGGGATCATGGTCTTTGGCGGGACGATCAGGTCTGGAAACTATAAAGGGGAGAAACTGAACATTGTTTCGGCTTTTGAAGCATACGGTAAGCGGATCAATGGCCAGATTTCCGATGAGGATTATATGGGTGTGATCAAGAATGCCTGCCCAGGTGCTGGCGCATGTGGCGGCATGTACACTGCCAATACCATGTCCTCAGCGATTGAAGCCATGGGGCTGTCCCTGCCTTTCAGCTCATCCTATCCAGCTACTTCCAAAGAAAAGAGAGAAGAATGTAAGAATATAGGCAAATACATCAAGCAGCTATTGGCTTTGGATATCAAACCAAAAGATATCATCACCAAAAAGAGCCTTGAGAATGCCGTGAGAGTTACCGTAGCGCTTGGTGGTAGTACCAATGCTGCACTCCATATTCTGGCGATAGCCAGAACAGCAGAAATTGATTTTACCCTTGAGGACTTTAAGCGAATCAATGCTGAGACACCTGTGTTGGGGGACTTCAAGCCAAGTGGTAAATTCATGATGGAGGATCTTTACGAAATGGGCGGTTTGCCTGCATTCTTGAAGTACTTCCTGAACGAAGGATTGCTTCACGGCGATTGCTTGACCGTTACCGGTAAAACATTGGCCGAGAACCTTGCTGACATAGAGCCGGTAAATCCGTCCAAGGAAAGTGTGATCCACCCGCTGGACAATCCCATCAAAGAATCAGGGCATTTGTGCGTACTTCATGGTAACTTAGCTCCTGAAGGTGCCGTGGCCAAGATTTCCGGTAAAGAAGGAAAGTCCTTCACGGGAACCGCCAAGGTATTTGATGATGAGCCTTCTGCAAATGCAGCCATGAAAAACAAGGAAATCCAAAAAGGTGATGTGGTGGTCATTCGCTATGTCGGACCAAAAGGTGGACCTGGAATGCCAGAAATGTTGAAACCTACTTCCATTATTATCGGTGCAGGCCTAGGTTCGGATGTGGCGCTGATCACAGATGGTAGGTTCTCTGGAGGTACCCATGGTTTTGTAGTAGGACACGTAACGCCCGAGGCGTATGTGGGCGGCCCAATAGGCTTGATCCAGAATGGAGACAAGATTACTATTGATGCCGGAACGATGGAGATCAGGGTGGACGTAAGCGAAGCTGAATTTGCAGAGCGTAAGAAAAACTGGAAAAATAAAGACTTGAGCCATCTTCAAGGCACGTTAAAGAAATATGTCCAATTGGTGTCTACCGCATCTGAGGGTTGTGTTACTGACAAGCAGTGA
- the ilvN gene encoding acetolactate synthase small subunit, with protein sequence MNRYTVSLFTENFIGILNRVTLIFTRRGVNIDALTASESKEDGVHRITIEVTTTEDQVLQIVKQTEKIIDVIKSFYYKDDEVVYQEIALYKIPISSLDPGLEKVIRQYNARIISAEKEFVVIEMTGHKEDTKALLEILKDFNILEFARSGRVAVAKPMGTIEQYLNN encoded by the coding sequence ATGAATCGATATACCGTATCCCTTTTTACCGAAAATTTCATTGGTATCCTGAATAGAGTTACCTTGATCTTTACCAGAAGGGGAGTGAATATAGATGCCCTTACCGCTTCGGAGAGTAAGGAAGATGGTGTGCACAGGATCACCATTGAGGTGACCACCACAGAAGATCAGGTCCTCCAGATCGTCAAGCAAACCGAGAAGATCATAGATGTGATCAAGTCGTTTTATTATAAAGATGACGAAGTGGTGTACCAGGAAATTGCCCTGTACAAAATACCGATCAGCAGTCTTGACCCGGGATTGGAGAAAGTGATCAGGCAATACAATGCCCGGATCATATCCGCCGAGAAAGAGTTTGTAGTGATCGAAATGACCGGTCATAAAGAAGACACCAAGGCCTTACTGGAGATTTTGAAGGATTTTAACATCCTCGAATTTGCCAGATCAGGTAGAGTGGCCGTGGCCAAACCAATGGGAACAATTGAACAATATTTGAATAATTAA
- a CDS encoding alpha-isopropylmalate synthase regulatory domain-containing protein — MRLDKKIEIMDTTLRDGEQTSGVSFLPSEKLQIAKLLLEELKVDRIEVASARVSEGELEGVKKITHWAAERGYLDKVEVLGFVDTPASVDWLTEAGAKVLNLLTKGSLNHLTHQLKKTPEEHFADIQKCIAYANEKDIAVNVYLEDWSSGMRHSREYTLKLIAFLAGQKVERVMLPDTLGILKPAEVAEFVGLVSSSFPDVHFDFHAHNDYDLSVANVMEAITNGASGVHTTINGLGERAGNAPLESIVATITDFTGVKLNVQENKIYRISKLVEQFSGLHIPSNKPVVGENVFTQTAGIHADGDNKKNLYFNDLLPERFGRTRKYALGKTSGKANILKNLMELGIELEPEELSKVTQKIIELGDRKERVTTEDLPYIISDVLQNNSIKKDISIEGYHMTHSKGLKPTVQLKLKFYDEFYEAHASGNGQFDSFMLALQSIYKSLNKKLPKLTDFSVSIPPGGKTDAFVETVITWDYGRIIKTKGLDSDQTVAAMMATEKMLNIIEQINTGNRARQEHLTKA, encoded by the coding sequence ATGCGTCTTGATAAGAAAATAGAAATCATGGATACCACGCTGCGGGATGGTGAACAGACCTCAGGCGTGTCCTTTTTGCCTTCTGAAAAACTCCAGATAGCTAAACTGCTGCTGGAGGAGCTGAAGGTGGACAGGATAGAGGTGGCATCCGCAAGGGTTTCTGAAGGAGAGCTTGAAGGGGTAAAGAAAATTACGCATTGGGCTGCTGAGAGAGGGTACTTGGACAAGGTAGAAGTGTTGGGTTTTGTGGACACGCCGGCATCGGTGGATTGGCTGACAGAAGCAGGTGCCAAAGTCCTTAACCTCTTGACCAAAGGTTCTCTCAATCACCTCACCCACCAGCTTAAGAAAACTCCAGAGGAGCATTTTGCCGATATCCAAAAGTGCATTGCTTATGCCAACGAGAAGGATATCGCTGTGAATGTCTACTTGGAAGACTGGAGTAGCGGAATGCGCCACTCCAGAGAATATACCTTAAAACTGATTGCATTTTTAGCAGGGCAAAAGGTAGAGAGGGTGATGCTACCGGATACATTGGGGATTTTGAAGCCTGCGGAAGTAGCGGAATTTGTGGGATTGGTAAGCAGTTCTTTTCCTGATGTGCACTTTGACTTTCATGCACATAATGACTATGACCTGTCTGTGGCCAATGTCATGGAGGCCATTACCAATGGGGCTTCTGGCGTCCATACGACTATAAATGGCCTTGGAGAGCGGGCAGGGAATGCTCCACTGGAGAGTATTGTAGCCACTATTACTGATTTTACAGGTGTAAAGCTGAATGTCCAAGAAAATAAAATCTACCGTATCAGTAAGTTGGTAGAGCAGTTTTCGGGACTTCATATTCCTTCCAATAAGCCGGTAGTGGGAGAAAATGTATTCACCCAGACCGCAGGAATACATGCCGATGGGGACAATAAGAAGAATCTTTATTTTAACGATCTCTTACCAGAACGTTTTGGCCGGACCAGAAAGTACGCCTTGGGCAAGACTTCGGGCAAGGCCAATATCCTCAAAAACCTGATGGAGCTGGGTATCGAACTGGAGCCGGAAGAGCTGAGCAAAGTCACCCAAAAGATCATCGAGCTGGGAGATCGTAAGGAACGAGTGACCACGGAGGACCTTCCTTATATCATTTCTGATGTGCTTCAGAACAACTCCATCAAGAAGGACATTAGCATAGAAGGGTACCACATGACGCATTCCAAAGGGCTTAAGCCCACGGTACAGCTGAAATTGAAATTTTATGACGAATTCTATGAGGCTCATGCTTCAGGCAATGGGCAGTTTGACTCATTTATGCTGGCCCTGCAAAGTATCTACAAGTCGCTCAATAAAAAACTTCCCAAGTTGACTGATTTTAGCGTAAGTATACCTCCAGGTGGCAAAACTGATGCCTTTGTGGAAACCGTTATCACCTGGGACTACGGAAGGATCATCAAGACCAAAGGACTGGACAGCGACCAGACTGTGGCTGCCATGATGGCCACAGAAAAAATGCTCAATATCATCGAACAAATCAATACAGGAAATCGAGCAAGACAAGAGCATCTCACGAAGGCTTGA
- the ilvB gene encoding biosynthetic-type acetolactate synthase large subunit: protein MKDSRIRGAEIVIKSLVAENCDYIFGYPGGAIMPVYDALYDYADQIKHVLTRHEQGAIHAAQGYARVSGKVGVCMATSGPGATNLITGIADAQIDSTPLVCITGQVASPLLGTDAFQETDVVGFSMPGTKWNIQVRKAADIAPAIAKGFHIARSGRPGPVLIDITKDAQNELSEFNYVPCLGIRSYRPYPIVKDSEITAAAEVINAAKKPYVLFGQGVVIGNAEEEFKAFLDKTGIPAACTLLGSGALSEDHPQYVGKLGMHGNYAPNLLTNQCDVLIAVGMRFDDRVTGDLKRYAKQAKVVHLELDNAEIDKNVKCAVSVLGDCKESLPMLTEKVNEGKHDEWLAAFRTLEEKEKSAVVSLDLLPTKIGLTMGEVIRYINDYKKDDAVLVTDVGQHQMIAWRYFKYKTTRTQVTSGGLGTMGFSLPAALGAQLADLSRQVVCVVGDGGIQMTIQELGTIMQTKAPVKVVLLNNDFLGMVRQWQQLFFDKRYSFTELDNPDFVKIAEAYNMKATKVTERENLSDTVAEMMIHEGPYFLEVVVEKEDNVFPMIPTGCSVEEVRLS from the coding sequence ATGAAAGATTCGAGAATCAGAGGAGCTGAGATCGTGATCAAATCCCTGGTAGCTGAAAATTGCGATTACATTTTCGGATACCCAGGAGGTGCTATCATGCCTGTGTATGATGCACTCTATGATTACGCGGACCAAATCAAACATGTACTGACGAGACATGAACAGGGAGCAATCCACGCTGCACAGGGGTATGCACGCGTCTCCGGAAAAGTCGGTGTATGCATGGCTACTTCTGGGCCTGGTGCGACTAACCTGATCACAGGTATAGCCGACGCCCAGATTGATAGCACTCCTCTGGTCTGCATCACTGGCCAAGTAGCCTCGCCGCTGTTAGGTACAGATGCTTTCCAAGAAACCGATGTAGTGGGTTTTTCTATGCCGGGGACCAAGTGGAACATCCAAGTAAGAAAAGCAGCGGATATAGCCCCAGCCATTGCAAAAGGCTTTCATATAGCGAGGTCGGGAAGACCGGGGCCTGTACTGATAGATATTACCAAGGATGCCCAGAATGAATTGTCAGAGTTTAATTATGTACCTTGCTTGGGCATCAGATCTTACCGTCCATATCCTATAGTGAAGGACAGTGAAATCACCGCAGCCGCTGAAGTCATCAATGCCGCCAAAAAACCTTATGTGCTTTTTGGGCAAGGTGTTGTAATCGGTAATGCTGAGGAAGAATTCAAGGCCTTTTTGGACAAGACAGGAATCCCCGCAGCTTGTACCTTGTTAGGGTCAGGAGCACTTTCTGAGGACCATCCACAATATGTAGGTAAGCTCGGAATGCACGGTAACTATGCTCCCAATCTGCTGACCAACCAATGTGACGTACTGATCGCGGTGGGGATGCGTTTTGATGATCGGGTGACCGGTGACCTGAAGCGATATGCCAAGCAGGCCAAAGTGGTCCACCTAGAGCTTGACAATGCAGAGATCGATAAAAACGTGAAGTGTGCAGTGTCTGTACTGGGGGATTGCAAAGAAAGTCTTCCAATGCTGACCGAAAAAGTCAACGAAGGAAAGCACGATGAGTGGTTGGCAGCGTTCAGGACATTGGAAGAAAAAGAGAAAAGTGCAGTGGTATCCCTTGACTTGCTTCCTACCAAAATCGGCCTGACTATGGGGGAAGTAATTCGATATATCAATGACTATAAGAAAGATGACGCTGTATTGGTCACCGATGTAGGACAGCACCAGATGATAGCATGGAGATATTTTAAATATAAAACTACCAGGACACAAGTGACTTCCGGTGGTCTGGGGACCATGGGCTTTAGCTTGCCTGCTGCCCTCGGAGCACAGTTGGCGGATCTAAGTCGACAAGTGGTCTGTGTGGTGGGTGATGGTGGTATCCAGATGACCATTCAGGAGCTGGGTACCATTATGCAGACCAAAGCACCGGTAAAAGTAGTCTTGTTGAACAATGACTTCCTCGGGATGGTACGGCAGTGGCAGCAGCTGTTCTTTGATAAGCGGTATTCGTTCACAGAACTGGACAATCCTGATTTTGTCAAAATTGCTGAAGCCTATAATATGAAGGCCACCAAGGTGACCGAAAGGGAAAATCTAAGTGATACAGTGGCAGAGATGATGATCCATGAAGGTCCTTATTTTCTTGAGGTAGTGGTAGAAAAAGAGGATAATGTATTCCCAATGATTCCGACAGGATGTTCTGTAGAGGAAGTCAGACTGAGCTAA
- a CDS encoding Crp/Fnr family transcriptional regulator: MTKNLINTIQSLIDLDETGIKGLKAISQIRRFSSGEHWIREGQVPRSFGFVDKGLFRIYYADADGNEVTKGFFQEGSFPTAYTSMQTGKPSYFFIQALEDAQLVTIDYERWLGMYRVDPVWKDFLIAMLTKGYAKKEKRERELLQLSAEERYRGFLEEYPDLEKRIKQHFIASYLGITPVALSRIRRKMGLVNLG; encoded by the coding sequence ATGACCAAAAACCTTATCAACACGATACAGTCACTGATTGACCTTGATGAGACAGGAATCAAGGGACTGAAAGCGATAAGTCAAATTAGGCGGTTTTCCAGTGGGGAGCACTGGATTAGAGAAGGGCAGGTGCCCCGCTCGTTTGGTTTTGTGGACAAGGGGCTGTTTCGGATATATTATGCAGATGCCGATGGTAATGAAGTCACCAAAGGCTTTTTTCAGGAGGGAAGTTTTCCTACCGCTTATACTTCTATGCAGACAGGAAAGCCTTCTTATTTTTTTATTCAAGCATTGGAAGATGCCCAATTAGTAACCATTGATTATGAAAGGTGGTTGGGGATGTACCGCGTCGATCCCGTTTGGAAGGATTTTTTGATTGCCATGCTGACGAAAGGGTACGCCAAAAAAGAAAAGCGGGAAAGGGAACTTTTGCAGCTTTCTGCGGAGGAGAGGTACCGAGGGTTTTTGGAGGAATATCCTGATTTGGAGAAAAGGATCAAGCAACATTTTATTGCCTCCTATCTCGGGATTACTCCTGTGGCGCTTAGTCGCATTAGGAGAAAAA
- the leuD gene encoding 3-isopropylmalate dehydratase small subunit, with amino-acid sequence MAYDKFNLLKSTVVPLPTENVDTDQIIPARFLKATERKGFGESLFMDWRYDSDGKPKADFVLNDPTYSGKVLVAGKNFGSGSSREHAAWAIYDYGFRCVVSSFFADIFKNNALNVGILPVTITPAFLDEIFAEVEKDASTEVEIDIAKQTITLLSTGSSESFDINSYKKQNMQNGFDDIDYLLNMKDQIVEFEKTRK; translated from the coding sequence ATGGCTTACGATAAGTTCAATTTATTAAAAAGTACAGTGGTTCCGTTGCCTACCGAAAATGTGGATACGGACCAGATCATCCCTGCAAGGTTTTTGAAAGCTACCGAAAGGAAAGGTTTCGGAGAAAGCTTGTTCATGGATTGGAGATATGACAGTGATGGGAAGCCCAAAGCTGATTTTGTGCTGAATGACCCTACTTACTCCGGTAAAGTATTGGTAGCTGGCAAAAACTTTGGTTCAGGATCCAGCCGTGAGCATGCTGCTTGGGCGATATATGATTATGGATTTAGATGTGTGGTGTCCAGCTTCTTTGCGGATATCTTTAAAAACAACGCCCTGAATGTTGGTATTCTGCCAGTGACAATTACTCCAGCGTTTTTGGATGAGATTTTTGCGGAAGTGGAGAAAGATGCTTCTACGGAAGTGGAGATAGATATCGCCAAACAGACCATCACTCTTCTTAGTACCGGAAGTTCAGAATCTTTTGATATCAATTCTTACAAGAAACAAAACATGCAAAATGGTTTTGATGATATCGATTACTTGCTGAACATGAAAGATCAGATCGTTGAATTCGAAAAAACGAGAAAATAA
- the leuB gene encoding 3-isopropylmalate dehydrogenase → MEMNIALLPGDGIGPEVIEQAVKVVKAVGKKFGHTITFKEAIVGAAAIDATGNPYPDETHEVCLQADAVLFGAIGDPKYDNDPKAKVRPEQGLLAMRKKLGLFSNVRPTFTFPSLIHKSPLKKERIEGTDLVFLRELTGGIYFGEPRGRNEQGTKAFDTNVYTKEEITRLARMGFEFAQKRRKLLTCVDKANVLATSRLWRETVQELEPEYPDVKVEYEFVDAVAMRLVQWPKAYDVLITENLFGDILTDEASVISGSMGLMPSASLGTDVKLFEPIHGSYPQAAGKDIANPLATVLSAAMMFEYAFDLKDEAQAITDVVNRSLAEGVVTEDIAEESKPSKTSEVGDWLAEQILK, encoded by the coding sequence ATGGAAATGAATATAGCGCTGCTACCAGGTGATGGTATCGGCCCCGAAGTGATCGAACAAGCGGTAAAAGTGGTCAAAGCTGTAGGAAAGAAATTTGGCCATACCATAACTTTTAAAGAAGCCATAGTCGGAGCGGCGGCCATTGATGCTACTGGAAACCCTTACCCTGACGAAACCCACGAGGTATGTCTACAGGCAGATGCGGTATTGTTCGGTGCCATTGGCGATCCAAAATACGATAATGACCCCAAGGCCAAAGTTAGGCCTGAACAAGGGCTGCTGGCCATGAGAAAGAAACTGGGACTTTTTTCCAACGTTCGGCCTACATTTACTTTTCCTTCATTGATCCATAAATCGCCATTGAAGAAAGAGCGAATTGAGGGTACTGATTTGGTGTTCTTGAGAGAGTTGACAGGTGGTATTTACTTTGGAGAGCCGAGAGGCCGTAATGAGCAAGGTACCAAGGCCTTCGATACCAATGTGTACACCAAAGAGGAAATCACCAGATTGGCACGAATGGGCTTTGAGTTTGCCCAAAAGAGAAGAAAATTATTGACCTGTGTGGATAAGGCCAACGTGCTAGCCACTTCCCGCCTGTGGAGAGAAACTGTACAGGAGCTGGAGCCAGAATATCCAGATGTAAAAGTGGAATATGAGTTTGTGGATGCCGTAGCCATGCGACTTGTCCAGTGGCCAAAGGCATATGATGTGTTGATTACCGAAAATCTCTTCGGGGACATCCTTACCGATGAGGCCAGTGTGATCAGCGGATCCATGGGATTGATGCCTTCAGCTTCTCTGGGGACTGATGTGAAGTTGTTTGAGCCGATCCACGGTTCTTATCCGCAGGCAGCTGGAAAAGACATTGCCAATCCATTGGCTACAGTACTTTCTGCTGCGATGATGTTTGAATATGCGTTTGACTTGAAAGACGAAGCGCAGGCCATCACTGATGTGGTGAACCGTTCACTGGCCGAAGGTGTGGTGACCGAAGATATCGCAGAAGAGAGCAAGCCTAGCAAAACCTCTGAAGTAGGTGATTGGCTGGCAGAGCAAATATTGAAGTAA